CCGCGAAAGGTTAAACCGTCGTCTTGAACGGTCCATCCACCCTCGTTGCCTATGCTGTTTTGCTCTGTGTTGAGCATTCCAGATTGCTGCGCGTGATCCCAAAGCCAGGGCCACTCTGAGCGTTGAAACGTTCGACCATTCAAAGCGGCGTACCCGCCCGGACTGAATTGGGTGGTGGTTTCAAAAACGGGATGCCCCAGCGGCAACGTATCCAGACGTCCGAGGGGCCACCAGTGACCCAATCCGTCTGCACACAAGTGCCACCAATCACCTGTGCCCATCAGGGGCAGGAATGGATAGCCGTTTTCGGAAAGATGCGTATGAAACAGGATGCGATCTGTTCCGTTGGCTTGAACAACAAGTCGATGGCCCGAGTGATCTTTGCGACGTATCAGAATGTCTCGCCTCGTCAGTTTCGAATCAGACGGCGGTAGCCTTATCGTCACAGAACCATTGCTGGCGTCGCAGAGCACCAAACCCATGTGTTCGGAGGTGAGGGTTTTCCCTTCGCGAATCAGGGTGTAGGGCCGCGCATGTGCATTTCGTAGAGAGCGGTCCACAAAGTCACGGGTAGCGAGCACCACAGAGGGGTCAATTTTCAACTGAATGTTGGCCGTGCCGTTGGTGATGATGTGCATCCGCACCACCTGGTTGCGTCCCGAACCTTGGGCCAACAACGGTTTGTAGCTGGGTGCCAGATTCGCGACCGCCGAAAACACGCCGTCCTTATCTTCAAGGGCCAGTTCCGTCATCCACCAGCCGCCGACTTCAGGCGGCAACACCACTTCGGCAATCAACACGTTCGGATCGGTGGGGGAGACGCGCAGTTGATTGAGCTGCGCGCGGTGCACCTGATTGATCAGCCGTGTCTGTGACGGATCCGGCACCGGGTCGGTGCCGTTGGCATCACCGATCAGCATGTAGCTCGGTTCCCAAGGAATGCCGAGGGCGTCGCAGTTGGTTTTCTTGGCGGCTCCGAGGTGGGTGAGCATGCCGCCGAAAAGGGTGTTCTTATCAACCATGAAGGTACACGTCCAGTTCGTCGAGGGTGTAAATGCTGGCGCCGCAATAGTTCTGAATGAACACATCGATGTCCGGGTTCACCCACGGATACACGTCGATTTCGTCGCCGTCATCGATGGCAATCGCTGCATGGGTATCGACGCGGGTTTCCAGAGTAATGTCGAGGCTGGTCAGGTGGCGGGTGAGCGGTTTGGCGTCGTCGATGAGCCAGGTCAGTTCTTGGTACATCTGTTCGGTGATGCCGGTTTCAGACACGCTGATGTTCAGGGCAAACGTGGCGCGGGGGCCGAGCGGGATGGTCTGCCACCATTCCACGACTTCAATTACAAAGCCCAACGGCTCGACGACGCGGCGCAGTGAGCCGAGGGTGCCTTTGCGGGAGTGGATGTAGTAGGCGGAACGGATGGCGGATCGCTTGGCCGCTTCGGGCCACTGACTGTCCCAGCGGTCTACAGAGAAGGCCCAGGCCAGATAGGGCAGCAAGGGCAGGGGGCAGAGGTCTGGATTGTGGAGTTGGCGCAGAGGGATAGGTACGCGTTGGATCTGCGCCAGGGCTTGAGCGACTTGATGTTCCAGTGGTGTCGAGTTGGATGGAAGCAGTGAAGTCTCGGTCATCATTCGACCCCCAGTAACAGGTCAATCGCCGTGCAATAGGGCGCTTGGTATTGGGTGGCGACGATATCGGTCCAGTTCTCCAGCACCACCTTGCGCACGCCCTCGACGTGCAGCGAGGCGTGGAGGATGGATTCAGATACCTCCAGGCCCAATCGACGGCGTTGGTGCACAAATTTCAGTAGCCGTTCTTTGGCCGCTCTCAGGATCAGCTCTGACTCTGGCCCTGATGTCAGCAGGTAGAGTTCGGCGCTGATTTCGTAGTTGATGATTTGTGCGCCTTGAACCCTCAGGCGATCGCCCAACGGGCGGCGGTCGTCGTCGCTCAGGTAGGTTTTAACGGCGGCCAGCAGATCCGCCGAGGCGCTGCCATCGCCCAATGCGGATTGCACAGTGATGACTGCTTCGGCGGGTTTAGGACTTTCTGCTGTGGCGTCGGCCACACGACCATCGGCGGACCGTGCGTGAAAGATGTAGCTGTTGCGTGGGCCTGCGGTGCTGAGACCTTCCCACGCCATTTGCGCACGTTCGCGTAGGCTGTCGTCGCTTTCCATCAGCTTTGGAATGGGCGGCATGGCTGAAGGGTTGGCGACCTGAATGACCAACCGTCTGACGTTGTAGTTCGCGGCCAGGTTCTCCAGGTCGGCGCCCTTGGCCAGGGCGAGCATATTCGCCACCGACGCCTCATTGACCCGCTGGCGCCAGACCATTTCGCGGTAAGCGTTCTCCTCGAGCAGTTTGGTCAGCGGCTCAGATTCCATGTTCAGGCGTGCTGCGATTTCCGTCTGTGCCTCGGCCGGCCAGAGGCTGATGGCATAGGCTTTGCGCTCGGCAAGGATTTGTTCGTAGTCGATCTGTTCGACGATCTGCGGCGCCGGCAGCTGGCTCAGGTCGATGGCGACGAAGGTGTTCATGCGCTGCCCCCCAGTTGCAGAGGTACGCTCAGGCTCAGCGGCTGGTTGCTGTCCACCAGGGTGCCCTCAAGATCCAGCGATGACTGCCCTTGCAGGTTCGCCCCGACAAACTGCACACGGCTCAGGCTGATGCGCTGTTCCCAGCGCATCAGGGCCATGACGGTGGCGGCGTACACCTGTAGGCGGGTGAAGTCGTTGAATGGCTGATCCACCAGTTCGGGCAGCAAGCTGCCGTATTCGCGTCGCATGACGCGGGTGCCGAGGCGGGTGGTGAGGATGTCGGTGATGGACTGGGTGATGTGTTCGACCAGGTCGAGGGCGGCGCCGGTTTCTCGGTTCATTCCGGCTTCCCCGTTTTTCCACCGCCGGACATGACGCCGCCGTGCAGGTGCTTGGTCAGGCTGATGTTCGCCGCGACCACATCCTCGGACACGATGACCTTACCTGTGACGGTCTGGTTGCCGGTCTGGGTGTAATCACCCTCATGGGTGATCGGGCCGACGATGTGAATGCCGCCGGGGCTGATCAGATTGGTGGTGCCGCCTTCGGCCAGTGTGGCGTTCAGGTGCTGGGTGACACTGTCGTACTCGATCACGGTTCCGTCGCGGTAAGTTCGGCGGTGCAGGCCTTCGCGATCGCCGTTCGCCCGGATGTGGTCGCTGAATAGGCCGGTCAAAACTATTCCATTGCCGAGCTGGCCGGAAGGGCTGAATAGAATGACTTGCTCGTCGACGGTGGGCGGGTGCCACTCGCGGTCGGCACCAGCCCGAGCGGCAATCCATGGGAGCCAGCCAGTGGTCAACGATCCAGTTTTTACCTGCACGCGCGGAGGCTTCATCTGGACGGCTTCGATGGTGCCGAGGCGGATGAGGTTTTCGATCAGGCGGGCGAGGGTGGCTAAGTCGTTCATGGCGCCGATGGTGGCGCCAAGATCGAAAGTTTACAGCGTTAAGGATTTGTGCGGAGTTGATCTACAACTTGCTCGAGGCGAATCACTGATTCGTTGAAGGCTCAAAACTCTTTTTTAATCTGGCAGATTTCAGCGTTTCAGGAACATGCGCCGCAATATATATTAAAAATGAAAAGGCTTTTAGACTGTTCAGCTCTGTTCCATAGTCTGAAACTTCGCCGTGTATCACTTGGTGGCGATTTAAAGCATTAAACGTTTTTCCGCTAGCAATACTTTCTTTGTCTCGCTGGCCTTGGCTTTTCAATAGGCTCATGCTGCTGAGGTTTATTACTTGATGTAGTAAGTATTTTGCGTCTTGATTGTCCCCTACTTCGTCACTGACGTAGGTGCTTCCTCGAATTTTCCCACCGCTTCCACCCATAGGTTGTTGCAGGCCGGTTATCTCTGAGAATATGCCATCAGTCTGCGCCAAGAAGACTGGGATACTTAGGTAATATCCTTCTGATCCGCCGCGTTTATGTGCATTTGCTGCAGCTTCAATCGCGTTTTTTCTTGCAGGATACATATCGGTGATTAGCTTGGTGTACCAGTCAAAATCTGCTGTGAAATGCTCCTTAAGTATTGCATCAACTTCCTCCGCTCCTGCTTCGCCAAGCTTGTCGATTAACTCTAGGGTATCTTGAAGTGAATTTTGCCAATTAAAAAACCATCCTCGCTCCGAGGCTCTAATCGTTGCCTCTTGCGAACGAGCTGGTAGGTTTTCGAGACGTTCGAGGTCTGCTTTCCAATCGATCTGGGCGAGTTTTTCCAAGTAAGGGGCTAAATCGGTTTGCACCTGTGTTAGCCATTGACCGAACTGTTGTGCGACTGCGTTTATGGCAGGAAGATACGGCACTACCATTTCGGATAAACGTTTTGCAAGCAGCTCGTTGCGCTCGGAAATTTTGTCAGCCAGATCTTTCATAGTGCCCCCAGGGAGATGTGCCATCGAGACAGATTTTTTGGTCTTTACCACAAACTGTTGGCTGATCACTCTCCCGCAAAATGAGTAAGCAGTCCGTCGCGGATTAGATCAATATCTGCGTTTGTAAAGCCTAGCATCTCTCGCTGTTCATATTTCACATCTGGAGCATCCTGTTCAGCACGATCCTTTGATCCGTATTGGTGAACTCTGGCAATTCGAGCAATCCGCCCGGTAAAGCCAACACTGATAGCATTCCCGTTGCCTTGCACCTTCAGAAAGCTCGCCGTGCGCAGCTTCTGAAACATCTTCACCTTCCGCTTCACCCGGCCTTGTTTACCACGCAGATTGCGCTGCTTGCGCGGTGCGTACTTGCTGCCGTCCGGGTTGCGCTGGACAATGATTCGTTGTTGTTGACTGCGACGCAACACTTGGCCGAGGCTGCGGGCCAGCTTGTTGCGCGATGCCGGTTCCAGTTGCTCAAGCAGGCCGGCTGCCCAGTCTTCCAGCGCCTCCAGGCGGTTGGTCATTCTCGCAACACCCATTCGCTGCTGCTGCCTTGGGCACTGGGTATCCAGTTCGGGTCGAGGAACGCGACGGCGCGTTGAGGTTCGCCGGGATGGCGGATGGTGGTATTGCCCTGATCGTCATTACCGACCACCACCCGTTCGGTCAGCGGTAGGCTCAGGCTCAAATCGACTTTGCTGTTATCGAGAATGTCCGCCTCGAACTGGATGCCGTCAGCCGACTTATTCAGGTTCTCCAGCAACTCAGACTGATGAACACTCACCCAGCCAAGCACCGGCAGCATGATGCTATCAGGATGGCCAGCGAAGTCGGTGAGAATGATTTGCAGATCAAAGCTGTATTCGAATGACAGGCTCGCGGCGGCTGTGCAGCGGACTTTGCCGTTGTCGATGAAGATCAGTAGCCGATCGGGGCTATGCTGGAGTTCGGGAATGGTGGCGAGCAGGTGAGAGCGCAGGCTTTCGGGTTTGTTCATGGGGCGACCTGCTGCTGTTGATGGACGTTTGCAGCTCGCGGTAAATCGACTGGGTTCTGCCCGCAGCCGCATTCAGCGTGCCGCTCAAAGGCGCGCTGGAGTTTGATGTCGTACAAATTTCGCTGATAGTCCGGCCCGTTGTAGTGCTTGGCGAACACGGCCCATTGGCGGGTCTTCAGCGCTTTGTAGAGTGTAGGGTCGGTCTCGATGAAGCGCACGAAGGCATCAAACTGCTGCGACTCGTTTGCACTCATGGCTGCGACGAAGTCTTGCACGCTGGCATAGCCCAAGCGTTTCCAGTGAAATCCCATGATCTGGAAGGCGCCCCAGGTAGCAGCTTCGGGAGCGGCAATGTCGTCAAGCACGCGGGCGCTGCCTAGCCGCTGATGTTCGGCGGCACCGCCGACGTAGCCACCGGCTTTCGGGTTGACGATGGCCGGGTGGGCGGCGGCGAGTTGATCGGCGCGGCGTTTGAGTTCGCCGGGGTTATCGCTTTCATGGCGAACGTTCGAGAGCTGGCGGTACATGATGTGCCGCTCGAACAGGATCACCGGCTTGCCGATGTCGAGAAAGCCGCGGCCTTTTGATTCGACTTCGTTGACGGCGTAGAGATTCGCCAACGGCATGTCGAGACGTTGTGCGGCGTTGACCAAGTCGGCGTGCTTCAGTAATTGCTCGCAGTCATCGCCGGCGAGGGCCGCCAGCGTTTTGCTGCCGGCGATGCCATCGGCGACCAGGCCGACGTTCAGCTGATAGGCACGCACGGCCGCTTCGGTGGTGTCGCCGTAGTGCCCGTCAACGACCAGGCGTGCGCCGTTATTATTCAGGTTGGTTTGCAGGTGGCGTACCGCTTGCGAGCGGTCGCCGTGGCGTAATGGGGTCATCGTGAGGCTTCCTTGCGAATGAAAAATTTCCTGGCTGCGGCGCGGGTTCCTTCCACGCCGAGCAACCCGATAATGCCACCGAAAAAAGGCGCGGTGGCGGCGGAAATACCCAGCAACGGCAAGCCATGGCTGGCGGCCAGTGCCAGGGCGCCGCACAATGGGGCTTCAATGGCCATGCGGCGTAAGGTGCCGCCGCCGTAGATGATGCGAAGAGCGGCGATGATCAGGGCCAGCAAGCCGGCGTAGAGGGTCGGCCAATGCTGTTCGAGCCAGGCCCAGGTGTCGGGACGGTCAGGCATGTGTAGGGCTCCAGTGTCCAGAGTGGTGGGTCAGTCCCATAGGTTCACCCTTTGCCGTTGCGGTGCGGCTGTTTGTGCTTCAGGCATTTGCACGGTTATGCCCAGGGGCAGCACCGGGCCGTGATCGGCGAGGCCGGGGTTGGTTTTCAGCACGGCTTCGGTCACGCCAGCGGTGCGGCCGTAGTGACGCCAACACAGCGCGTCGACGGTGTCATGTTGCCGAGTGCGGACGGTGACGGGCATCAGATCAACTCCACGGTGGTGCGGCCTAGACCGAGGAAATCACGGACGGCCCAGCGCTGGTCGCGGCGTAGTTCGTCGATGCTGGGGGTGAGGTCGTCGGCGTTCTGGTGGCCGCTGTGGGTGGTGTCGTAAGAGCGGTAGCGTTCGCAGATTTCCGCACCGGTGGCGGCGTAAAGAGCGCGCCGGTAGAGGTGGATATATTCCGATGTGTTTTTGATTTTGCCGGCCGGCACATCGGCCAGCGTTGGGTAGCCGTCCGCCTGTTTGGCCAGGCGCCAATCCGCGAGTTCGCGGTTGAGGCTGATGGCGGCGGCGATGGTCGCGGTTTCCAGCCGGATCGATGTGACACTGGCATCGAGGCGCAGGGTGCCGCGCACGTCGTCGAGGTCGATGGAGGGCCAGAAGGGGTCGGTGTTGATGTGGCCGGCGGGCGCTTTGCCGCTGGCGATGAATCCGCTCATGTCAGTGCGCTCTGCAGTGAGTCGCCGGTGGTCGGGGCTTCACGTTCAGGTACGTGGCCTGGCCGATCCGCCCCGAGCCGGCGGGGTGCGTGGGGACGCTCGGTTATCCGCCAGTGGCGGTGAATTTTTTGAGCAGGCGTTCGGCCCGCTCCAGATCCTTTTTGCCGCCGCAGGCATCGTGCAAGGCGATGGCTTTTTCAGCAGGTCGATGCCAGCTTGCAGCTGGCCTGATTCGCCGGGTTGCTCTTCGGTGATGCCTTCCAGCGTCGCGCGGCCCATGGCAAGAAACAGCTTGGCGCGGGCCTGATCGGGCATGTCTTCGGCCTCGGTCAGTTGCGCGGTGCGGTGCAGAATTTCCAGGTCGAACGACTCTCCGACTTTCTGCGCCTTGAAGGCCGCGGTGGCGACTTCTTCGGCGACCAGGCAGCCCAATGTTCGGGCGAAGCGGTCGGGCATGACCATCTTGTGTTTCAGCACGTAGACGGCGATGTCGAGGCCGCCGCTGAAGTCGCCAGCATCGAAACGCCAGACCATCACGGTGGTCAGCACTTCGTCTTGCGCCCCTAAGCCGGCCTCCAGTACGCCTTGCACGTAGGATTCGTAGGCGGGCAGCAGTTGCCGTTTGAGTTCGGCTTTGCCCTGGTTCGACTGCACCTGTTTCAGGCGCAGGCGGTCTTGCAGCAGCTGGTTGAGCTGATGCTCGTAAGCGTTGGCACCGGCCATGGTTTGGTTGGGTTCGACCGCTGCCGCCTCGATGGCGGCTGTGACGCGTTGGAAGTGACGGCGGCAGGGGTTGCTCATGGGCGGCCGCCGTCTGCGATGTCGATATTTTCCGCGAGGGAGGCGCATTCCAGATCTTCGATGACATAGGCGTCGTTGACCGACTCGTAGTTCTCGATGCGGTCGCGTTTCGCGTTGTCGAGGACGGTGCGACGGCGGCTGCCTTCCTGCCAGTAGATGGACAGGTTTTCCAGCTTGGTCACCAGCAGACCGCGCGCCGGGAAGTACGGCACGCGTACCGCCGGTAAGTTGCCCAAGCGCTTCTGGCTGGTGACGATGTCGGCGGCCAGCATTTCGCTCGGGGCGTGTTCTTTGTTGATGATCGGGAAGTACTTGTCAGCCAGCAGCTGGCGACCGCAGATCACCACCAGGTCAGGGTCTTCCTGATACCACGGCGCGATGAACTCTTCGACCATGCTGAAGACCAGGGCGTCGAGGTTGCTGAAGTCCTTGCCGGCGCCAATGGTGATTTTGTTCGTACCTTCGACGACTTCCTTCATCACCCGGGCGGCGTTCTCGGTACGCATCTTCTGCAGCCAGCCGATGTTGACGTCCTGGCGCAGCGGGTTGGTCGCGGGGTTCGACGTGGCGGCGCGGCTAGTACCGTTCCAGCCGATCAGGATACGGTCCAGCGCCTGGCGCTTGAGGATCGCGTCACGGATGCGTGCCTGGAAGTCGGGGAACTTGGCCCAGGCGTCCAGCTTGCTGTAGCGCAGGTGGGTGTCGAAGTTGGTCTGAGAGCAGAAGTAGCCACGATCATCGAGGGTGGTGATGTCGGTGGTTTCGCGATCTTTCTGGGTGGTGTCGGTGGTGCCAGCGTTCGGTCCGCCGATGCCCATGCCAATCTTTTCGCCCATCTGTTCGGTGACGCCGTAGATGTTGATCGCGCTGAGGAACTGACTGGATTCCTGCATGCGGGTTTCCAGCGTCTGGGTGACGCTCGGCGCGGTGGCGAATTTGGTGGTGACGTCGGGTACGCCATGCAGTTTGGTCAACTGGCCCAGGTAGGCGTTGAAGAGGTTGCGGGTGTCGTTGCGCATGGAAGTTGTCCTTGGTTATTCGGGGCTTGGCAGGCCGGCTGTCAGCAGTCGGTCATGACCTGGTTTCCGCCGCCGGTGACCGGAGGACGTGTTTTTTGGTTGTGGTCTTGGGTGGTGGATAGCTTGGTTTTCAGCTCGGTGAAGTCCTTGCTCAGTTGGTCGAGTTGAGTTTTCAGCTCAGCGGAAAATTGCTTCTCCGCGGCCAGCTGCTCGGGCAGGTCTTTGACGTGTTCGGCGATGGTCTCGACGGCTTGGCCGATCTGGGCGAATTCGCTGTCGTCCTTAACCTGTTTGCCTTTGAGCAGGGTTTGCACCTTGCTGAAGAGCTGCGCGCCGCGACTGGGTTTCTCTTCAAGCTCTTCGAACTTCAGCTCGGCTTCCACTGCCTCGGTGAACATCGAGGTTGCGGAGTAGTGACGGTCCTTGAACGGGCTGACATCGGGTTTCTGCGCCGAGAAGGCGAGTACGTCAGTGCCGAGGCTGGCTGGGGAATCTGTCACTGCCAAGCCGACGATGTAGGCCTCACCGGTGTCGGCGAAGCTGTCGTCGATTTCGATTGATGTGTAGATCTTCTGCTTGGCCTTGTTCATGGCGATCAGGTCGGCGGTGGGCTCGACCTGGGCAAAAAGGGCCAGTTTTTTCTGGCCATTGATGTCGATTTCTTCGGTCTTCACGGCGAGGACATCGCCGTAGGCCTTGAACGGGCTGTCCGGCAGCAAGCTGCGGAAATGCTCCAGCCAGATGCGGGCGCCATAGGTGGATGGGTTGAAGTTCTTGGCGGCCTGTTCCAGCCAGTCGCGTTTGATGGTGCGTTTGTCCGAGGTGGCGCCCTCGACGGCGACGCGGAACCAGTTGCTGCGGAATTTCTTCATGCCGGGAATTCTCAGTGCGTTGCAATGAGGGCATGGTCGTGACGCGCGCGGGTAGCGGCAATGGGGCGAGACTGTAGGGGCGCGGGGTACAAGGGGCGGTGCTATTGAGTCGCGGGCGTGGGCGGCAGCATCGTGGCCATGACTCCGACCGCACTGTTGCCCATTGATCCCCGCCGCCAATCCAAGTTTTTGTACTGGATGGGTTGGCGCGTCTGTGAGATTGCCGGGGCCATCGGGGAAAAGGAGAAAACGCTACATAGCTGGAAGGTCCGCGACGCGTGGGACCGGGCGAATAACGTCGAGCGCATTGGCGGGGCGCTGGAGGCGCGGCTGGTGCAGCTAATCCTCAAGGACTGCAAGAGCAGCGGGGACTTCAAGGAAATTGACCTGCTGCATCGGCAGTTGGAGCGGCAGGCCCGTATTCAGCGCTTTCAAGGTGGCGGTACCGAAACCGACCTTAACCCGAATCTGGCCAAACGCAACGAAGGGCCGAAGAAGAAAACTCCGAAAAACGACATTAGCGAAGAGCAGATAGAGCTGCTGCGCGAGGCGTTTATCGATGGCTGTTTCGACTACCAGAAAGATTGGTACCGGGCTGGTAATCAGCGCACTCGCGTCATTCTCAAGAGCCGGCAGATTGGTGCGACCTATTACTTCGCCCGTGAGGCGTTTATCGATGCCCTGGACACGGGGCGGAATCAGATTTTTCTGTCGGCTTCGAAGAACCAGGCCTACCTGTTTCGTGGGTATATCCAGGCTTTCGCCCGTGAGGTAATTGGCGTTGAGCTGACCGGCGACCCCATTGTTTTGCCCAACGGCGCCGAGTTGTTTTTTCTGGGTACCAACGCCCGTACCGCCCAGGGCTATCACGGCAATTTTTACTTCGACGAATTCTTCTGGACGTTCAAGTTTGAAGAACTGAACAAGGTCGCCTCGGGCATGGCGATGCACAAAAAATGGCGCAAAACCTACTTCTCGACGCCGTCGAGCATGGCCCACGAGGCCTACACCTTCTGGACCGGTGAGCGCTTTAACAAGGGCAAGCCCGCCGCGCAGCACACGAAGGTGGATGTGTCCCATGGCGTGCTCCAGCAGGGGAGGCTCTGCGAAGACCGATTATGGCGGCAGATCGTCAACATTCTCGACGCGGAGCAGGGTGGTTGCGACTTGTTCGACATCGAAGAGCTCCGCCGCGAGTACAGCCCCGAAGCGTTCGCCAATCTGCTGATGTGCGATTTTGTCGACGACGGGGCGAGCATCTTCCCGCTGGCGTTGTTGCAGTCCTGCATGGTCGACAGCTGGGTCGAGTGGTCTGAGGACTACAAACCGTTTGCCATGCGGCCGTTCGGCGACCGCCAGGTGTGGATTGGCTACGACCCAGCCGAGACGGGCGACTGTTCGGGGCTGGTAGTGGTCGCGCCGCCGCTAGTACCGGGCGGCAAATTCCGCGTGCTTGAGCGGCATCAGTTCCGCGGCATGGACTTCGCGGCGCAGGCCGCTTTTATCAAGAGCGTCTGCGACCGCTACTGGGTGACCTACATCGGGATTGATGTCACCGGGTTGGGCAGTGGCGTGGCCCAGCTGGTTCGTCAGTTCTTCCCGGCCGTGACCACGTTCAGTTATTCACCCGAGGTCAAAACACGCCTGGTGCTCAAGGCTTACGACGTTATCCATAAGGGCCGGCTGGAGTTTGATGCTGGCTGGACGGATATGGCGCAGTCGTTGATGGCAATTCGTAAGACCGTCACCGCTGGTGGACGTCAATACACCTACACCGCAGGGCGCAACGACAACACCGGCCATGCCGATCTGGCGTGGGCGCTCTTTCACGCATTGCACCACGAACCGCTTGAGGGGCAGACCGTTGGCAACACCGGGCGGATGGAGATTTACTGATGACTGAACAACTCGCCAACCAGGCGCTGTTACCCGTGACCACACCCGCCACCAGTGCCGCGACGCAGGTGTTTTCCTTCGGCGACCCTACGCCGGTGTTGGGTGGTAGGGAGGTGTTCGACTACCTGGAGTGCTGGTTTAACGGGCGGTGGTATGAGCCGCCGCTGTCGCTGAATGGTCTGGCCCGGTCGGTGGGGGCGAGCGTGCATCTGCATTCGGGGTTGATGTTCAAGCGCAACCTGTTGAGCAAGACGTTTATTCCGCATCCGCTGTTGTCGCGGGCTTCATTCGAGCAGTTTGCCTTGGACTTCCTGTGCCTGGGCAATGGTTACTTTGAGGGGCGGCGTTCGAGGTTGGGCGGCGTTCGCAAACTGGAAACGCCGTTGGCCAAATACATGCGGGCCGGCCCGGACGGGCTGTTCTACCAGGTGCGAGGGTGGAAGGACGAACACGCCTTTAAGTCGGACAGCATTTTTCATCTGCGCGAGGCGGATTTGCATCAAGAGATTTACGGGCTGCCAGAATGGATCAGTGCGTTGCAATCGGCGTTGTTGAACGAATCAGCGACGCTGTTTCGGCGCAAGTATTACGAGAATGGCAGTCATGCCGGGTTCATCTTGTACATGACGGATGCGGCGCAGACCGAGACCGACATCGATGCGTTGCGCAAGGCGCTGAAGGATTCGAAAGGTCCTGGTAATTTCCGTAATCTATTTGTCTATTCGCCGACTGGTAAGAAGGATGGGATTCAGCTGATTCCGGTGAGCGAGGTGGCAGCGAAAGATGAATTCAATTCAATCAAGAATCAGACGCGTGATGACGTACTGGCCAGCCTGCGTATTCCGCCGCAGTTGATGGGGATTGTCCCGCAGAACGCAGGAGGATTTGGGTCGATCAGGGAGGCAGCGCAGATCTATGCAGCCAACGAGTTGGAGCCCATTCAGACGAGGATGTTGCAGTTGAATGATTGGCTGGGTGAAGAGGTGGTGCGTTTCAAACCGTATGAACAGACCCCGGCCATTTAGTCCGGGGCGCAATACTCATCAAGTTCAGTCGTCAAAAATGATGTCGCGTTGATCAATCATTCCATGGCTGGAGATCGAGATCTGGAATCGCTTAAAAAGGCTGAAAAATTCTACAAGGGGCATATCAAATCGAATCTTGCGAACCTTGAGCGGATCGCCAGAATTTACTGCCGCTTGAACATCATCATACCCTTCGTAGTTCGTTGCCAAAGCGGTAACGCTAACGTCAGTAACCTGGGGCTTACCCGCTAATTCGGACGCGTACGCCTCTATGCCAACCAGAAACTCTCCCTGATTTATTAAGCCCTGACTTTCAAGGTATTTAGAGATACTGTCGTGATCACGGCGATCAGCAGCTGCTGTGCCTTTGAAGTCACCATATTGAACACTCGCGTGAAAATTCTCTTGCCCCATCGTTCTTTTCCTTAAGTGAAAGTTACTTTCTAACTCTTCTGTTCTGAAATGGGCATAGTTGGCCAGCCGGCATGTCAATTTAGACGTAAGTTTTCGCTCTTGGCTGGTGTCAAATGCCTGCCGACCCTACCACCGGCAGTCCATATGGGCAAGCAGTGGGGGGCTGCGGGGCCTATAAATACGGGCGATGCAGATGTGATGTGGCCGTTAGAGAGCTGGTGCTATTGACGTACCACATGACGCGGACGCGTGCTTTAGGCTTTGCGTCTATTCGTGTACTCGCCGACAGGCAAAAAGGACGGCATTCAGCTGATCCTGGCCATCTAGGTGGCCACGATCAAGAATCAAACGCGGGACGACGTGTTGGCCAGCCTGTGGATTCCACCGCAG
The window above is part of the Pseudomonas sp. B21-048 genome. Proteins encoded here:
- a CDS encoding phage tail protein; the protein is MVDKNTLFGGMLTHLGAAKKTNCDALGIPWEPSYMLIGDANGTDPVPDPSQTRLINQVHRAQLNQLRVSPTDPNVLIAEVVLPPEVGGWWMTELALEDKDGVFSAVANLAPSYKPLLAQGSGRNQVVRMHIITNGTANIQLKIDPSVVLATRDFVDRSLRNAHARPYTLIREGKTLTSEHMGLVLCDASNGSVTIRLPPSDSKLTRRDILIRRKDHSGHRLVVQANGTDRILFHTHLSENGYPFLPLMGTGDWWHLCADGLGHWWPLGRLDTLPLGHPVFETTTQFSPGGYAALNGRTFQRSEWPWLWDHAQQSGMLNTEQNSIGNEGGWTVQDDGLTFRGPEGRGEFLRILDESRKVDAGRTPGSWQKGSRQTYDARGDDAVALTTSLTQDHLVRAHDIHGFDLGENASYEESLLAFEQSDLLEGSEVGTVATARPRNIAYPGRIKII
- a CDS encoding phage tail protein I, which translates into the protein MTETSLLPSNSTPLEHQVAQALAQIQRVPIPLRQLHNPDLCPLPLLPYLAWAFSVDRWDSQWPEAAKRSAIRSAYYIHSRKGTLGSLRRVVEPLGFVIEVVEWWQTIPLGPRATFALNISVSETGITEQMYQELTWLIDDAKPLTRHLTSLDITLETRVDTHAAIAIDDGDEIDVYPWVNPDIDVFIQNYCGASIYTLDELDVYLHG
- a CDS encoding baseplate J/gp47 family protein; the protein is MNTFVAIDLSQLPAPQIVEQIDYEQILAERKAYAISLWPAEAQTEIAARLNMESEPLTKLLEENAYREMVWRQRVNEASVANMLALAKGADLENLAANYNVRRLVIQVANPSAMPPIPKLMESDDSLRERAQMAWEGLSTAGPRNSYIFHARSADGRVADATAESPKPAEAVITVQSALGDGSASADLLAAVKTYLSDDDRRPLGDRLRVQGAQIINYEISAELYLLTSGPESELILRAAKERLLKFVHQRRRLGLEVSESILHASLHVEGVRKVVLENWTDIVATQYQAPYCTAIDLLLGVE
- a CDS encoding GPW/gp25 family protein: MNRETGAALDLVEHITQSITDILTTRLGTRVMRREYGSLLPELVDQPFNDFTRLQVYAATVMALMRWEQRISLSRVQFVGANLQGQSSLDLEGTLVDSNQPLSLSVPLQLGGSA
- a CDS encoding phage baseplate assembly protein V, whose translation is MNDLATLARLIENLIRLGTIEAVQMKPPRVQVKTGSLTTGWLPWIAARAGADREWHPPTVDEQVILFSPSGQLGNGIVLTGLFSDHIRANGDREGLHRRTYRDGTVIEYDSVTQHLNATLAEGGTTNLISPGGIHIVGPITHEGDYTQTGNQTVTGKVIVSEDVVAANISLTKHLHGGVMSGGGKTGKPE
- a CDS encoding phage virion morphogenesis protein — its product is MTNRLEALEDWAAGLLEQLEPASRNKLARSLGQVLRRSQQQRIIVQRNPDGSKYAPRKQRNLRGKQGRVKRKVKMFQKLRTASFLKVQGNGNAISVGFTGRIARIARVHQYGSKDRAEQDAPDVKYEQREMLGFTNADIDLIRDGLLTHFAGE
- a CDS encoding phage tail protein is translated as MNKPESLRSHLLATIPELQHSPDRLLIFIDNGKVRCTAAASLSFEYSFDLQIILTDFAGHPDSIMLPVLGWVSVHQSELLENLNKSADGIQFEADILDNSKVDLSLSLPLTERVVVGNDDQGNTTIRHPGEPQRAVAFLDPNWIPSAQGSSSEWVLRE
- a CDS encoding N-acetylmuramidase family protein; protein product: MTPLRHGDRSQAVRHLQTNLNNNGARLVVDGHYGDTTEAAVRAYQLNVGLVADGIAGSKTLAALAGDDCEQLLKHADLVNAAQRLDMPLANLYAVNEVESKGRGFLDIGKPVILFERHIMYRQLSNVRHESDNPGELKRRADQLAAAHPAIVNPKAGGYVGGAAEHQRLGSARVLDDIAAPEAATWGAFQIMGFHWKRLGYASVQDFVAAMSANESQQFDAFVRFIETDPTLYKALKTRQWAVFAKHYNGPDYQRNLYDIKLQRAFERHAECGCGQNPVDLPRAANVHQQQQVAP